One Lysinibacillus sp. OF-1 DNA segment encodes these proteins:
- a CDS encoding CotH kinase family protein produces the protein MIKTRIVYLCMAILLLLFVVIYAVLPNAGIETKNSEFSYEDMVFNSNKVTTVDIEIAEEDWTDMLENAADEELKQADITVNGKKIENVAIRTKGNLSLRSVVNSDSDRYSLKIDFDYYDDTQSLYGLKKLNLNNNYSDATLMREYISYEMMEQMGLPTPAHSYMYVTVNGEERGLFLGVEAVDETFLANNYGSNDGFLFKPDGTGSDLKYISDDIADYTGMGLKTNEGHMDQSKLVEMLNAINNGGDIEKYLDVDEMLRYFAVNTALVNLDSYQGNMKHNYYLYEQNGVFSIIPWDYNMSFGGFGVGGGGGRMGGENSQNPADAPTTLEESGAQNNEQLNQAGGGRLQQPDGGFNRGMEMGMSSNLLAESAINFSVKTPVSGTTLEERPLLNALLTNEEYRAKYEGYLEELATTYLTEDYVQAITKNLALLITTYVEADPTKFSTTEQFLEAVEGENSLPEFAKQRSQSILKQLSGELVVEASTTSQGNMGVPTPNENGEMNSMPENFDPSQLPEDFDPSQSPPFNREGNGPREGQNGESMQRPDGSGGPISMPGENDGASNQATVIDKNTVFTAAACLVLLLLALLFVVKFKRRGR, from the coding sequence ATGATTAAAACACGAATTGTCTACCTGTGCATGGCAATTTTACTCCTTCTCTTTGTCGTGATATATGCTGTACTTCCAAATGCAGGAATTGAAACGAAAAATTCCGAGTTCTCCTATGAGGATATGGTATTTAATAGCAATAAAGTAACCACTGTCGATATCGAGATTGCTGAGGAAGATTGGACTGACATGCTTGAAAATGCAGCGGACGAGGAATTAAAACAGGCGGATATTACAGTAAACGGCAAGAAAATTGAGAATGTTGCTATTCGCACAAAAGGCAATTTATCATTACGATCAGTTGTCAATAGTGACTCGGATCGTTATAGTTTAAAAATCGATTTTGATTACTATGATGATACTCAAAGCTTATATGGTTTGAAAAAATTAAATTTAAATAATAATTATAGTGATGCTACATTGATGCGGGAATATATCTCCTATGAAATGATGGAGCAAATGGGCTTACCAACACCAGCACACTCCTATATGTATGTCACAGTAAATGGTGAGGAACGGGGCTTGTTTTTAGGAGTGGAAGCAGTAGATGAGACATTCCTAGCCAATAACTATGGTTCTAATGATGGCTTTTTATTTAAGCCAGACGGAACTGGCAGTGATTTGAAATATATTAGTGATGATATTGCAGACTATACAGGCATGGGATTAAAAACAAATGAAGGTCATATGGATCAATCCAAGCTTGTGGAGATGCTAAATGCTATTAATAACGGTGGAGACATCGAAAAATACCTTGATGTCGATGAAATGTTACGTTATTTCGCTGTCAATACAGCACTTGTCAATTTAGATAGTTACCAGGGGAATATGAAACATAACTATTATTTGTATGAACAGAATGGTGTGTTTTCAATTATTCCATGGGATTACAATATGTCCTTCGGCGGCTTTGGTGTTGGCGGTGGAGGCGGTAGAATGGGTGGAGAAAACAGTCAAAATCCAGCTGATGCTCCGACAACTTTAGAAGAATCAGGAGCACAAAACAATGAACAACTTAATCAGGCAGGTGGGGGGAGGTTACAACAGCCAGATGGAGGCTTCAATAGGGGAATGGAAATGGGGATGTCAAGCAACCTGTTAGCCGAGAGTGCTATTAATTTTAGTGTGAAAACCCCTGTTTCTGGCACAACGTTAGAGGAGCGGCCACTGCTGAATGCCTTGCTTACTAATGAAGAGTACCGTGCTAAATATGAAGGTTATCTAGAAGAGCTAGCGACAACCTATTTAACAGAGGATTATGTACAAGCTATTACTAAAAACTTAGCACTATTAATAACGACCTATGTGGAGGCAGATCCCACAAAATTCTCTACTACAGAGCAATTCTTAGAGGCAGTTGAAGGTGAAAATAGCTTACCTGAATTCGCTAAACAGCGCTCCCAATCTATTTTAAAGCAGCTATCTGGAGAGCTGGTTGTAGAAGCGTCTACGACATCACAAGGAAATATGGGCGTACCAACTCCAAATGAAAATGGTGAGATGAATTCAATGCCAGAGAATTTTGACCCGAGTCAGCTACCAGAGGATTTTGATCCATCACAGAGCCCACCGTTTAATAGAGAAGGCAATGGCCCACGAGAAGGACAAAATGGCGAATCAATGCAACGTCCTGATGGAAGCGGAGGCCCAATCAGTATGCCAGGTGAAAATGATGGAGCGTCTAATCAAGCAACTGTAATTGATAAAAATACAGTGTTTACAGCCGCAGCCTGTCTTGTATTGCTTCTCTTAGCACTTCTCTTTGTTGTTAAATTTAAACGCAGAGGTCGTTGA
- a CDS encoding DUF4956 domain-containing protein: protein MDTIKFSDIFKSNFLEKTTSFSLIDSIIGLVVAFFIGLFIYAVYKKTFNGVIYSHSFNISLLIMTMATALVIMGISSNVLLSLGMVGALSIVRFRTPIKDPMDLVYIFWAIVSGILCGAGFIPLVIIGAVLIGLVLLVFVNKITVENPYLLIVKFEEELANAEVERIIAAQTKKFALKSKSIMHNDEIETTYEIRVKQNDAKLMDELTKVAGVKSAIMLSYDGNFTA, encoded by the coding sequence ATGGATACAATTAAATTTAGCGATATATTTAAATCCAACTTTTTAGAAAAAACAACATCATTTTCATTAATCGATTCTATTATTGGCTTAGTAGTGGCATTTTTTATAGGGCTTTTCATTTACGCCGTTTATAAGAAAACTTTTAATGGTGTCATTTACTCTCATTCATTCAATATCTCATTACTTATTATGACAATGGCAACTGCACTTGTAATTATGGGGATTAGTTCAAATGTTCTGTTATCACTTGGTATGGTTGGTGCTTTATCCATCGTACGTTTCAGAACACCTATTAAAGATCCAATGGATTTAGTCTATATTTTCTGGGCAATTGTTTCTGGTATTTTATGTGGAGCAGGGTTTATTCCATTAGTAATTATCGGTGCTGTGTTAATCGGTCTTGTACTACTAGTGTTCGTGAATAAAATTACGGTAGAGAATCCTTATTTATTGATTGTAAAGTTTGAAGAAGAGCTAGCAAATGCTGAGGTGGAGCGAATTATTGCTGCACAAACAAAAAAATTCGCACTCAAATCAAAATCCATTATGCATAATGATGAAATTGAAACAACTTACGAAATTCGTGTAAAGCAAAATGATGCGAAGCTGATGGATGAACTAACAAAAGTTGCTGGTGTTAAATCAGCCATTATGCTTAGCTACGATGGGAATTTCACAGCGTAA
- a CDS encoding polyphosphate polymerase domain-containing protein: MPIVTSFNPNGRQEIKQAISYPDYALLKAKLQHVMQLDQHAGKDGKYLIRSTYFDNLANKVLNEKKEGYINRDKYRVRIYGKSSAIINLERKSKRNNVTFKSKCKISQAEYEQMRVGDISWMENDDRVLIRDLYQEMNYSQLRPTTVVDYEREAYIYPFGNVRVTFDSKVQSSLRNTDMFNQNLPMVDVLEPNLVVLEVKYDEYLPDIIKYLLQSVDTRAEAYSKYQLSRMYG; encoded by the coding sequence ATGCCGATAGTAACTTCATTTAATCCAAATGGTCGCCAAGAAATTAAACAAGCGATATCCTACCCAGATTATGCTTTATTAAAAGCTAAGCTTCAGCATGTTATGCAGCTAGACCAGCATGCGGGCAAGGACGGTAAATATTTGATCCGTAGTACGTATTTCGATAATTTGGCCAATAAAGTGCTAAATGAGAAAAAAGAGGGCTATATCAATCGGGATAAATATCGGGTACGCATATACGGGAAATCTAGTGCCATTATTAATTTAGAGCGAAAAAGTAAGCGTAACAATGTCACTTTTAAATCGAAGTGTAAGATATCTCAGGCTGAGTATGAACAAATGCGTGTCGGGGATATATCCTGGATGGAGAATGACGACCGAGTGCTAATTCGAGACTTATATCAAGAAATGAATTATAGCCAGCTTAGACCTACAACGGTAGTAGACTATGAGCGAGAGGCGTACATTTATCCGTTCGGAAATGTCCGCGTAACGTTTGATAGTAAGGTCCAATCGAGTCTACGCAACACAGATATGTTTAATCAAAACCTGCCGATGGTAGATGTACTGGAGCCGAACCTTGTGGTTTTAGAGGTAAAGTATGATGAATATTTACCAGACATTATCAAGTATTTACTACAATCTGTAGATACACGTGCAGAGGCCTATTCCAAATATCAGCTTAGTCGTATGTACGGCTAA
- a CDS encoding HAMP domain-containing sensor histidine kinase, which yields MFKKNKRISLLQYWTSRYLLTLFIGLAIISFISAAWIRHTTFENRLELMAFLADETVYRLTDTTNPNNGPIKGIPGFIGDRERFNMREIDPILYVVDTEGNILTSNRPVPPGSAKNVTGLLDGEEGTKEVTGGREPEYVVIRKIENNDQLLGWVLVMEKKVNLTRVNQAYGQLALLIGALALLGWIAIYFLSKRLARPIKQVAEAAKHVQEGHYAVDLPQDSKEKEVYELVTSFKNMASKLEQLEKTRTELLAGVTHELKTPVTSISGLLQAVKDGVVTGQDAIEFIEMAMVETTKMKTMVGDLLAFNHFAVDAIPVKIESVDVNQLLRDAVAQWEVMQDDELVSVNLHLLDQPVLVEADIVRIQQIMTNLLTNAKQAMDKGTITLTLTDQGDTLSMIVKDTGRGIPLEEQAFIFERFYRGENKKYTVRGLGLGLPLSKMMAQSVGGDLRLIESKTSGTSFELVLQKATTL from the coding sequence GTGTTCAAAAAAAATAAGCGAATATCTTTACTCCAATATTGGACGAGCCGTTATTTATTAACACTTTTTATTGGCTTAGCTATAATTTCCTTCATCTCGGCTGCGTGGATTCGTCATACAACATTTGAAAATCGATTAGAATTGATGGCGTTTTTAGCAGACGAGACGGTCTATCGTTTAACTGATACAACAAATCCTAATAATGGGCCGATAAAGGGTATTCCAGGCTTTATTGGGGATCGTGAGCGCTTCAATATGAGAGAGATTGATCCGATTTTGTATGTTGTTGACACAGAAGGCAATATACTGACGAGTAACCGCCCTGTGCCTCCTGGCAGTGCCAAAAATGTGACTGGTTTGTTGGATGGAGAAGAAGGGACGAAGGAAGTAACTGGGGGAAGAGAGCCCGAATATGTGGTTATAAGAAAGATAGAAAATAATGATCAGTTATTGGGCTGGGTTCTCGTGATGGAGAAGAAGGTAAATTTAACAAGGGTTAACCAAGCATATGGACAGCTTGCCTTATTGATTGGAGCATTGGCTTTATTAGGCTGGATAGCCATTTACTTTTTATCAAAGCGTTTAGCCCGTCCAATCAAGCAAGTAGCAGAGGCAGCCAAGCATGTTCAGGAAGGTCATTATGCTGTTGATTTACCTCAAGATAGTAAAGAAAAAGAGGTCTATGAGCTTGTTACATCCTTTAAAAATATGGCGAGTAAGCTAGAACAACTGGAGAAAACGCGAACGGAATTATTAGCAGGTGTCACTCATGAGTTGAAAACACCTGTTACCTCGATAAGTGGTCTATTACAAGCTGTAAAAGATGGCGTTGTAACAGGGCAGGATGCGATAGAGTTCATTGAAATGGCGATGGTTGAAACAACAAAAATGAAAACAATGGTTGGTGATTTACTTGCCTTTAACCACTTTGCTGTGGATGCTATCCCCGTGAAGATCGAATCTGTAGATGTTAATCAGTTATTGCGTGATGCAGTGGCTCAGTGGGAAGTCATGCAGGATGATGAGCTTGTAAGTGTGAATTTGCACTTATTAGATCAACCTGTACTGGTAGAGGCTGATATTGTTCGTATCCAACAAATCATGACAAACCTTTTAACGAATGCCAAACAGGCGATGGACAAAGGAACAATCACCTTAACGCTGACAGATCAAGGGGATACGTTATCGATGATAGTCAAAGATACAGGGCGCGGTATCCCTCTGGAGGAACAGGCATTTATTTTTGAGCGTTTTTATAGAGGAGAAAATAAAAAATATACAGTTCGAGGCTTGGGTTTAGGACTACCACTTAGTAAAATGATGGCACAATCTGTCGGGGGTGATTTACGATTAATCGAAAGCAAGACCTCTGGTACATCCTTTGAATTAGTATTACAAAAGGCTACTACGCTGTAA
- a CDS encoding response regulator transcription factor yields MANILVVEDEYAISQVLKVYLQKVGYDVTQCFNGGEALDMFREIQPDLVLLDIMLPEKNGWSILKEIRELSTCPVIMLTALGEVNYRLEGFDHGADDYIAKPFIADEVVARVRAVLRRAEGSTDSSVIKRYGSLTIDSKAHRVFLGEEEIVLTPRDLSVLMFLADHPNQTFTRDQLIDQVWGWEYEGSDRAVDLAIKRLRRALKEWDGAEGEIKTLRGLGYQLSVQKK; encoded by the coding sequence ATTTACAAAAAGTGGGTTATGATGTGACACAATGTTTCAATGGTGGTGAAGCCTTGGACATGTTTCGGGAAATACAGCCAGACCTAGTGTTATTAGATATTATGTTGCCAGAGAAAAACGGCTGGTCCATTTTAAAGGAAATTAGAGAGCTAAGTACTTGCCCTGTTATTATGTTGACAGCATTAGGTGAAGTAAACTACCGCTTAGAAGGGTTTGACCATGGGGCAGACGATTATATTGCTAAGCCTTTTATTGCAGATGAAGTTGTTGCAAGGGTGAGGGCTGTTTTAAGACGTGCTGAAGGAAGCACAGATTCATCCGTTATAAAACGATATGGTTCTTTAACCATTGATAGTAAAGCACATAGGGTATTTCTTGGTGAAGAAGAGATTGTATTAACGCCAAGAGATTTATCAGTGCTTATGTTTTTAGCAGACCATCCCAATCAAACATTTACCCGTGATCAGCTCATAGATCAAGTTTGGGGTTGGGAGTATGAAGGTAGTGATCGAGCAGTAGATTTAGCTATAAAGAGGCTTAGAAGGGCATTAAAGGAATGGGATGGGGCAGAAGGAGAAATAAAGACACTACGTGGATTGGGGTATCAGCTAAGTGTTCAAAAAAAATAA